A single window of Bradyrhizobium elkanii USDA 76 DNA harbors:
- a CDS encoding LPD7 domain-containing protein, whose translation MNDTRDESWDFSLSRQHRTGRGPDADRGGEDSAANSAPSDKPDAATVQHNPLPDRIRRKYYVVANESGKEGPHGEARLYADERGEYLAFKVTEDRLVTRLAAAEVIRDMVNVAQHRQWDALHVRGSVEFRREAWLEAGARGIEVQGYQPTVLDRQALSDRQEALDRTHRHTHEVEVRSGSDKDRRGERLDYDRGVSGQLIEVSRAPYRNRDDAETSAYLVIELDNGRQHQVWGVGLEQATADSRARPGDRIQVRRDGVDRVAKDIKVIDAASGSARIERRQVPRNRWRVTAEKFRAADRKTAARDPDLAAAQSQLVVIEKALERAFPDDKRARHSIVAAARDRIAKHLQQGRSFHRASIFEPAQDQDRSGREKGDAHHNQNSERVRIQERER comes from the coding sequence ATGAACGACACGCGTGACGAAAGCTGGGACTTCAGCCTTAGCCGGCAACATCGCACGGGGCGCGGTCCCGACGCGGACCGGGGAGGGGAGGACTCAGCAGCCAACTCAGCGCCGAGCGACAAGCCAGACGCTGCGACGGTCCAGCACAACCCATTGCCTGATCGTATCCGCCGCAAATACTATGTAGTGGCCAACGAGTCCGGCAAAGAAGGGCCGCACGGCGAAGCGCGGTTGTACGCGGATGAACGGGGCGAGTATCTCGCATTCAAGGTCACAGAAGATCGGCTGGTCACGCGGCTGGCCGCCGCCGAGGTCATCCGCGACATGGTCAATGTAGCGCAACATCGACAGTGGGACGCTCTCCACGTCCGCGGCTCCGTGGAATTCCGGCGCGAGGCCTGGCTTGAAGCCGGCGCGCGCGGTATCGAAGTCCAGGGTTATCAGCCGACTGTTCTCGATCGGCAGGCACTCTCCGATCGGCAGGAAGCCTTGGACCGAACACATCGACATACGCACGAGGTGGAGGTTCGTTCGGGTTCTGACAAAGACCGGCGCGGGGAGCGACTTGACTACGACAGAGGTGTCTCAGGACAATTGATCGAGGTCAGCCGGGCACCCTATCGCAATCGTGACGATGCCGAGACATCCGCCTACCTAGTCATCGAGCTTGACAACGGTCGGCAACATCAAGTGTGGGGCGTCGGGCTGGAACAGGCAACCGCCGATAGCAGGGCAAGACCCGGCGATCGCATCCAGGTGCGCAGGGATGGTGTCGACCGCGTCGCCAAAGACATCAAAGTCATAGACGCCGCGAGCGGGAGTGCGCGTATCGAACGACGGCAGGTGCCGCGCAACCGTTGGCGGGTGACGGCAGAGAAATTCCGTGCGGCAGATCGAAAGACAGCCGCACGTGATCCCGACCTCGCCGCAGCGCAATCACAACTCGTAGTCATTGAGAAAGCTTTAGAACGGGCATTTCCCGATGATAAGCGCGCCCGTCATAGCATCGTCGCAGCGGCCCGAGATCGGATTGCAAAACATCTACAGCAGGGGCGTTCGTTTCATCGAGCGTCAATCTTCGAACCCGCTCAAGACCAAGACCGATCCGGACGCGAAAAAGGTGACGCTCACCATAACCAGAATAGCGAGCGTGTTAGAATTCAGGAACGAGAACGCTGA